In a genomic window of uncultured Flavobacterium sp.:
- a CDS encoding OmpA family protein, translating into MKKRITILVLFAMQMIYSQTKNKTADALFDKMYYIEAAKSYELSIKNGDTSKEILQRIGDAHYFNTQMTSASKWYGKLLADYPNEVPAEYYFRYAQSLQGIQNYDLAKKWMKSFSEKQKTTDSRAQNFSLKTVTLEDINKIKPQFILENLEINSAYSDFGPMFYKGDLVYSTTVDSSYLKTAKYGWNDQPYLNMQLGKISPTQTNVTFKERFGKEITTQFHEACVAFSPDEKTIYFTRNNYNGKLKRDSKGINNLKIYSAKAVENGNGTVRWENVKELPFNSDNYSVGQPSVSKDGKKLYFVSDMPGTLGSTDIFVVDILGEDQYSNPKNLGEKINTSGREMFPYITDKALYFSSDGFLGLGGLDVFESRLTDGIFDSPNNLGAPLNSNRDDFGYIVNEDTNKGFVCSNRKTGKGDDDIYSFERSCTQSIEGYVFDAISNNKIAGAIVTLKNSENQKIDETVSKIDGKFEFGENINCNTPYTIEAAKDNFTTSTKAIITLENSGITQVPIGLDPSLIERKDGLLKIKIGIIFFDLNKSIIRYDAAIELNKVVLLMSQYPSVVIKIESHTDSRAKDQYNLELSDRRAKATRDYIISQGIAPERIESAIGYGETQLINNCSNGVPCTEAQHQMNRRSEFIIIKM; encoded by the coding sequence ATGAAAAAAAGAATTACTATACTGGTATTGTTTGCAATGCAAATGATTTATTCGCAAACCAAAAACAAAACGGCTGATGCCCTATTTGATAAAATGTATTATATAGAAGCTGCAAAATCATATGAATTATCGATAAAAAATGGAGATACCTCCAAAGAAATTTTGCAACGCATCGGAGATGCACATTATTTTAATACACAAATGACAAGTGCCAGTAAATGGTATGGCAAACTGCTTGCGGATTATCCAAACGAAGTTCCTGCCGAGTATTATTTTAGATACGCCCAATCATTACAAGGAATTCAGAATTATGATCTGGCAAAAAAATGGATGAAAAGTTTTTCCGAAAAACAAAAAACAACAGATTCCAGAGCTCAGAATTTCTCCCTCAAAACAGTAACACTTGAAGATATAAATAAAATAAAACCACAGTTTATACTCGAAAATCTCGAAATCAATTCCGCTTATTCAGATTTTGGTCCTATGTTTTACAAAGGCGATTTAGTATATTCTACTACGGTAGATTCTTCCTATTTAAAAACAGCAAAATATGGATGGAACGATCAGCCTTATTTAAACATGCAATTAGGAAAAATAAGTCCAACTCAAACCAATGTTACTTTTAAAGAACGTTTTGGAAAAGAAATTACAACTCAATTTCACGAAGCCTGTGTTGCTTTTTCGCCAGATGAAAAAACAATTTATTTTACCCGAAATAATTATAATGGAAAACTAAAAAGAGACAGCAAAGGAATTAATAATTTAAAAATATATTCGGCGAAAGCAGTAGAAAATGGCAACGGAACAGTTCGTTGGGAAAACGTGAAAGAACTTCCGTTCAACAGCGATAATTATTCTGTTGGGCAGCCCTCTGTAAGTAAAGATGGTAAAAAATTATATTTTGTTTCAGATATGCCAGGAACACTTGGATCTACTGATATTTTTGTAGTTGATATTTTAGGTGAAGATCAATATTCTAACCCAAAGAATTTAGGCGAAAAAATAAATACCAGCGGACGTGAAATGTTTCCGTATATAACCGATAAAGCATTGTATTTTTCTTCCGATGGATTTTTAGGATTGGGCGGACTCGATGTTTTCGAAAGCCGATTAACCGACGGAATCTTCGATTCACCAAATAATCTTGGTGCACCATTAAATAGCAACAGAGATGATTTTGGTTATATAGTAAACGAAGATACCAACAAAGGTTTTGTATGTTCGAACAGAAAAACAGGAAAAGGTGACGACGATATTTATTCTTTCGAAAGAAGCTGTACACAATCTATCGAAGGTTATGTTTTTGATGCTATATCCAACAATAAAATCGCCGGCGCAATTGTAACACTCAAAAACAGTGAAAATCAAAAAATCGATGAAACCGTTTCTAAAATAGATGGAAAATTTGAATTCGGCGAAAATATTAATTGTAATACACCTTATACAATTGAAGCAGCAAAAGATAATTTTACAACAAGTACTAAAGCTATTATTACTCTTGAAAATTCTGGAATAACCCAAGTTCCTATTGGTCTCGATCCTTCACTTATAGAAAGAAAAGACGGTTTGTTGAAAATAAAAATCGGAATCATTTTCTTTGATCTGAATAAATCAATAATTCGATATGACGCTGCAATAGAATTAAACAAAGTGGTTTTATTAATGAGTCAATATCCAAGTGTAGTTATTAAAATTGAATCCCACACGGATTCAAGAGCCAAAGATCAATACAACCTTGAACTTTCTGACCGAAGAGCCAAAGCAACCAGAGATTATATTATCTCACAGGGAATTGCTCCGGAAAGAATCGAAAGTGCCATTGGTTATGGAGAAACACAGCTTATAAATAACTGCTCAAACGGAGTTCCTTGCACCGAAGCACAGCATCAAATGAACAGACGAAGCGAATTTATTATTATTAAGATGTAA